A stretch of Paenibacillus sp. URB8-2 DNA encodes these proteins:
- a CDS encoding nucleoside hydrolase encodes MMKRKIIIDCDPGHDDAIAILVAAAHPALDLLAITTVAGNAGLDQTTLNALKVCEMAGIGNVPVAPGAGRPLVRNGEAAPAIHGSSGMDGPVLPEPSLQAAEEHAVDLIIRRLMESEGDITLVPVGPLTNIALALRREPRIVPKIQEIVLMGGGTFGNWTPAAEFNIWADAEAAQIVFGSGAPVTMIGLDATHQALATPDINGRIGALGNRVSGFAYELLQYFGRTYKQFFNFDHPPVHDVCSVVYCIDPAIFDCRFLNVTVETKGELSYGMTLVDIHGVTGRPPNINTALGLDHEKLWDVIIGALGRYGEGDGAGQD; translated from the coding sequence ATCATGAAGCGAAAGATCATTATCGATTGCGATCCCGGTCATGACGATGCGATTGCCATTCTGGTCGCCGCGGCTCATCCGGCTCTCGATCTGCTGGCCATTACCACGGTAGCCGGCAACGCGGGACTGGACCAAACGACTCTGAACGCGCTAAAAGTATGCGAAATGGCCGGCATTGGCAATGTGCCGGTCGCTCCGGGCGCGGGCCGTCCTCTAGTAAGAAACGGGGAGGCGGCGCCGGCCATTCACGGAAGCTCCGGCATGGACGGGCCTGTGCTGCCAGAACCATCCCTGCAGGCGGCTGAGGAGCATGCCGTCGATCTGATTATCCGCAGGCTCATGGAGTCGGAAGGTGATATTACACTTGTGCCGGTAGGCCCGCTGACCAATATCGCACTGGCGCTCCGGCGCGAGCCCCGTATCGTGCCGAAAATTCAGGAGATCGTCCTGATGGGAGGCGGGACGTTCGGAAATTGGACGCCGGCCGCGGAGTTTAATATTTGGGCGGATGCGGAGGCCGCGCAAATCGTGTTCGGGAGCGGAGCTCCGGTAACGATGATCGGACTGGACGCGACCCATCAGGCGCTGGCTACTCCCGATATTAACGGCCGGATAGGGGCGCTCGGCAACCGGGTAAGCGGCTTTGCCTACGAACTGCTCCAATATTTTGGCCGGACCTACAAGCAGTTTTTCAATTTCGACCATCCGCCCGTACATGATGTATGCAGCGTGGTGTACTGCATTGATCCGGCGATCTTTGACTGCAGGTTCCTGAACGTTACGGTGGAGACCAAGGGCGAACTAAGTTACGGCATGACCCTGGTGGATATTCACGGCGTTACGGGCCGTCCGCCCAATATTAACACAGCCCTCGGTCTCGATCATGAGAAACTGTGGGACGTCATCATCGGCGCGCTTGGCCGGTATGGAGAAGGAGACGGCGCCGGACAAGATTAG
- a CDS encoding GNAT family N-acetyltransferase, which translates to MTHSVDPIMLSIPERLETERLLIRAPLWGDGTAMNEAILESLEELRPWMPFARTAPTLEDSEKHIRLARVEYLKHSELHMLIFNKHTGELIGSSGLHRIDWDIRSFETGYWIRTSCAGKGYITEAVNGIADFAIRELEANRIEIRCNAKNVKSAAVAERAGFTLEGIYRNNRRGENGELENTKVFAKVRGIEYE; encoded by the coding sequence ATGACTCATTCTGTTGATCCTATCATGCTATCCATTCCTGAAAGGTTGGAGACCGAGCGGCTGCTGATCCGCGCACCGTTGTGGGGAGACGGCACCGCGATGAACGAGGCGATTCTGGAAAGTCTGGAGGAGCTGCGGCCGTGGATGCCGTTTGCCCGAACCGCCCCCACCCTGGAGGACTCGGAGAAGCATATACGGCTGGCAAGAGTGGAGTATTTGAAGCATTCGGAGCTGCATATGCTTATTTTCAATAAGCACACGGGAGAGTTGATCGGGAGCAGCGGCCTACACCGGATCGACTGGGATATCCGCAGCTTCGAGACCGGCTACTGGATTCGAACCTCCTGCGCGGGGAAGGGTTATATTACGGAGGCGGTGAACGGAATTGCCGATTTCGCCATCCGCGAGCTTGAGGCGAACCGGATCGAGATCCGGTGCAACGCGAAGAACGTCAAAAGCGCGGCGGTCGCGGAGCGTGCGGGCTTTACACTGGAAGGCATTTACCGAAACAACCGGCGAGGAGAGAACGGAGAGCTAGAGAACACGAAAGTGTTCGCCAAAGTAAGGGGCATTGAATACGAATAG
- a CDS encoding SDR family NAD(P)-dependent oxidoreductase, translating into MLTINLTGRTLVITGGLSGIGKGIADLFLVAGANVVIGDIACEGEERRGERLAVIRCDVTREEDADKLIDFAVRTFGRIDFVVNNSGISTMDFAVDIKESDWNKVMDVNAKGVFLVSKAGAAQMLRQGGGGRIINIASQAGKNGYRCMGGYVASKHAVLGFTKVMALELAREQILVNAVCPGIVETDMKRRERVEGAQLRGMTPEDILAEDCSQVPLGRTAQPEDVANVVLFLASPLASYMTGQAINVTGGMTMN; encoded by the coding sequence ATGCTGACGATCAATTTGACCGGCAGGACGCTGGTCATAACCGGAGGTCTGTCCGGAATCGGCAAAGGTATCGCGGATCTGTTTCTGGTAGCCGGAGCCAATGTCGTTATCGGAGATATCGCCTGTGAAGGTGAGGAGCGGCGGGGGGAACGGCTGGCAGTTATCCGCTGCGATGTTACCCGGGAGGAAGACGCCGATAAACTGATCGACTTTGCCGTAAGGACATTCGGAAGAATCGATTTCGTGGTGAACAACAGCGGGATTTCAACGATGGATTTTGCGGTGGACATCAAGGAAAGCGACTGGAATAAAGTGATGGACGTCAACGCCAAGGGCGTCTTTCTCGTCTCCAAGGCAGGCGCGGCGCAAATGCTGCGGCAAGGCGGCGGAGGACGCATCATTAATATCGCCTCGCAGGCCGGGAAGAACGGCTATCGCTGTATGGGAGGATATGTCGCCTCCAAGCATGCCGTTCTCGGATTCACTAAGGTTATGGCTCTGGAGCTTGCCCGCGAGCAAATCCTTGTGAACGCGGTATGTCCGGGCATTGTCGAGACGGACATGAAGCGGCGCGAACGCGTGGAAGGAGCACAGCTGCGCGGCATGACGCCAGAGGACATTCTGGCCGAGGACTGTTCGCAGGTGCCGCTGGGCCGGACGGCGCAGCCGGAGGATGTCGCGAACGTCGTGCTTTTTCTGGCCAGCCCTCTTGCGTCATACATGACCGGACAGGCGATCAATGTAACTGGCGGCATGACCATGAATTAG
- a CDS encoding S-ribosylhomocysteine lyase: MAKVESFQLDHTKVKAPYVRVAGTERNGTGAVLQKYDLRLLQPNTDALPTAALHTLEHLLATYLRDELPGIIDISPMGCRTGFYLIIWNEHEPAAVAAALTKVLHKVLETETVPAVSALECGNYKDHSLFGAKEYAKLVLEAGISDDPFTRK; this comes from the coding sequence ATGGCTAAAGTCGAAAGTTTTCAATTGGATCATACGAAAGTTAAAGCTCCTTATGTACGCGTTGCCGGAACAGAGCGAAACGGAACAGGCGCCGTCCTGCAAAAATACGATTTAAGACTGCTGCAACCGAATACCGACGCGCTGCCGACTGCGGCCCTTCATACGCTGGAGCATCTCCTGGCAACCTATCTTCGCGATGAGCTGCCCGGAATTATCGATATTTCGCCCATGGGATGCCGCACCGGCTTCTATCTGATCATCTGGAACGAGCACGAGCCGGCAGCAGTCGCTGCGGCGCTGACCAAAGTGCTGCACAAAGTTCTGGAGACGGAGACCGTACCGGCCGTCAGCGCGCTGGAATGCGGCAACTATAAGGACCATTCCCTCTTCGGAGCGAAGGAATACGCCAAGCTTGTGCTTGAGGCGGGCATCAGCGACGATCCCTTCACACGCAAGTGA
- a CDS encoding MetQ/NlpA family ABC transporter substrate-binding protein, with protein sequence MKKRKIQWMSPLFVIMAVALLISGCGESSNAASSGNGSEQEAKTLRISFNPGPYSDQFKNGVSPYLEKKGYKITYKEFTDGIQPNVAVANGEIDANVFQHSLYLESINKREGISLIGAVQVPTPPMGLYSKKHKSLDEITDGAQVNLPNEPVNMLRALTILKEVGWITLKDNIDPLQTSLNDVTSNPHNIEFVATEPAQGPQALQDVDFAAIQGNFAIANNIKLTTALNLENMTDPFTNIVAVDSKNKDKQFVKDIIEGYHSQEFKDYIKSNPAYEGYKLPAYFNE encoded by the coding sequence ATGAAAAAAAGAAAGATTCAATGGATGTCGCCGTTATTCGTAATTATGGCTGTTGCACTTCTAATATCGGGCTGCGGTGAAAGCTCCAATGCCGCTTCGTCAGGAAACGGTTCGGAGCAGGAAGCCAAAACGCTGCGCATCAGCTTTAATCCGGGGCCTTACAGCGATCAATTCAAAAATGGCGTTTCGCCTTACCTTGAGAAAAAGGGATACAAGATTACATATAAGGAGTTCACGGACGGCATTCAACCGAATGTGGCCGTAGCGAACGGGGAGATTGACGCCAATGTGTTTCAACATTCCCTTTACCTTGAATCGATCAACAAAAGAGAAGGCATCAGCCTGATTGGCGCAGTTCAGGTTCCGACGCCTCCGATGGGCCTGTATTCCAAGAAGCACAAGAGTCTGGATGAAATCACCGACGGCGCGCAGGTCAATCTTCCGAACGAACCGGTCAACATGCTGCGGGCATTGACGATTCTGAAAGAAGTAGGCTGGATTACGCTGAAGGATAATATTGATCCGCTGCAAACCTCGCTTAACGACGTAACTTCCAATCCGCATAACATTGAATTTGTGGCGACGGAGCCCGCGCAGGGTCCCCAGGCGCTTCAGGATGTGGATTTTGCCGCCATTCAGGGCAACTTCGCCATAGCGAATAACATTAAACTCACCACGGCGCTGAACCTTGAAAATATGACGGACCCGTTCACCAACATTGTCGCTGTGGACAGCAAAAATAAAGACAAGCAGTTCGTAAAGGATATCATCGAAGGCTATCATTCCCAGGAATTCAAGGACTACATCAAATCCAATCCGGCTTATGAAGGCTACAAATTGCCGGCCTATTTCAACGAATAA
- a CDS encoding aminotransferase class I/II-fold pyridoxal phosphate-dependent enzyme has protein sequence MANFKPSAVIGRLPEHYFRALKEKVADYRSRGIDIIDLSSGNPDQLTPEHIVHSLKEAADRPENHGYPPFYGKKSTLEAVAAFYKREYDVDLDPETEIAVFHGSSTGIMGIAQTLLGTGDVLLTANPAYPPYNAAAALAGAEVHAIPVYEKDGFLPDYRTVPEEIVRRVKLLLLNYPNNPTGAVATRTFFEQSIALAAEHHFPVVNDFAYGAFGFDGHKPISLLQIPGGKEYGVEINTLSKTYNMAGWRFGFAVGNASVITALKLYHTHAYSTIFGAVQDAAADALLGPQGNVKQLTGCYERRRDSLVSKLRSIGWDVSAPKGTFFAWFKVPAGYRSREFAEKLLEEAHVAVAPGEGFGSQGDSYVRIGLVNSEEQLLEAAERIAKTGIFHRSAVQSSEGSRRG, from the coding sequence ATGGCGAATTTTAAACCTTCGGCAGTCATCGGCCGGCTTCCCGAGCACTATTTCAGGGCACTTAAGGAAAAAGTGGCCGACTATCGCAGCAGAGGTATAGATATTATCGATCTGTCCAGCGGAAATCCGGATCAGCTGACCCCGGAGCATATTGTCCACAGCTTGAAGGAAGCGGCCGACAGGCCGGAGAACCATGGATACCCTCCTTTTTACGGGAAAAAGAGTACGCTTGAAGCCGTCGCCGCCTTTTACAAGCGCGAGTATGACGTTGATCTGGACCCGGAAACGGAAATCGCCGTATTTCACGGGTCGAGCACCGGAATTATGGGGATTGCACAAACATTGCTCGGAACCGGCGATGTTCTGCTGACGGCCAACCCGGCCTATCCGCCTTATAATGCCGCCGCTGCGCTGGCCGGGGCGGAGGTGCACGCGATCCCGGTATACGAGAAGGACGGATTTCTGCCGGATTACCGGACGGTTCCCGAAGAAATCGTTCGCCGCGTCAAACTGCTGCTGCTCAATTACCCGAACAATCCTACCGGAGCAGTGGCGACGCGGACATTCTTCGAGCAGTCCATCGCCTTGGCCGCCGAGCATCATTTTCCGGTGGTGAACGATTTTGCATACGGCGCGTTCGGTTTCGACGGGCATAAGCCGATTAGTCTTCTGCAGATCCCCGGGGGCAAGGAGTACGGCGTGGAGATCAATACGCTGTCCAAGACCTACAATATGGCGGGATGGCGGTTCGGGTTCGCTGTCGGCAACGCTTCGGTCATCACCGCCCTTAAGCTGTATCACACCCATGCGTACAGCACGATATTCGGAGCGGTGCAGGATGCGGCAGCAGACGCTCTGCTTGGGCCTCAGGGCAATGTGAAGCAGCTGACCGGATGCTATGAACGCAGGCGCGATTCTTTAGTATCGAAGCTGCGCAGCATCGGATGGGACGTTTCCGCTCCCAAAGGAACCTTTTTCGCCTGGTTTAAAGTGCCGGCAGGCTATCGTTCGCGGGAATTTGCCGAGAAACTGCTGGAAGAGGCTCATGTGGCGGTCGCACCGGGCGAGGGATTCGGCTCGCAGGGCGATTCCTATGTGCGGATCGGACTGGTGAACAGCGAGGAACAGCTTCTGGAAGCCGCCGAGCGGATCGCCAAGACGGGAATCTTCCACAGGTCTGCCGTTCAGTCAAGCGAGGGGAGCCGACGAGGATGA
- a CDS encoding methionine ABC transporter ATP-binding protein — translation MIELQDIHKTFKRKGQTIEALKGVNLRVNKGDIFGVIGYSGAGKSTLIRMVNYLERPTKGRVLVEGEALDQFSPAQLRKAKKKIGMIFQHFNLLESKTVYDNIAIPLVLLKQDKNRIRERVTELLRFIGLSDKADSYPKELSGGQKQRVGIARALASNPSILLCDEATSALDPQTTKSILDLLKKINEQYHITILIITHEMAVIQQICNKVAVMEKGEIIEQGEVLEVFGNPQHPTTESFVRTVIQTSVPESVLRTLSPEGAGRLFKLKFVGGNASEPIIDSLIRKYNVRVNILFANMSEIQNTTLGTLILQIQGEDKDIFRAVEFLGTRGVEIQELREFQSFSAAGDVEEGVEQRKIKEVKAV, via the coding sequence ATGATCGAATTACAGGACATTCACAAAACGTTTAAACGCAAAGGACAGACGATCGAAGCGCTGAAAGGCGTAAACTTACGGGTGAATAAAGGCGATATTTTCGGTGTCATCGGGTACAGCGGCGCCGGCAAAAGCACACTGATCCGGATGGTAAATTATCTGGAGCGGCCGACAAAAGGCCGGGTCTTGGTGGAAGGTGAAGCGCTGGATCAATTCTCGCCGGCGCAGCTCCGCAAGGCCAAGAAGAAGATCGGGATGATTTTTCAGCATTTCAATCTGCTGGAATCCAAGACGGTATACGACAACATCGCCATTCCGCTCGTGCTGCTGAAGCAGGACAAGAATCGTATCCGGGAGCGCGTGACCGAGCTGCTGCGGTTTATCGGGCTAAGCGACAAAGCGGACAGTTATCCGAAAGAGCTGTCGGGAGGCCAGAAGCAGCGGGTGGGCATAGCCAGAGCGCTGGCGAGCAATCCTTCGATTCTTTTGTGCGACGAAGCCACCTCGGCGCTTGATCCGCAGACAACCAAATCCATTTTGGATCTGCTCAAAAAGATCAACGAACAGTACCATATCACCATTCTCATCATCACACATGAAATGGCCGTCATTCAGCAAATTTGCAACAAGGTGGCCGTTATGGAAAAAGGTGAGATCATCGAGCAGGGCGAGGTGCTGGAAGTCTTCGGCAATCCGCAGCATCCCACTACGGAGAGCTTCGTGCGGACCGTTATCCAAACCTCCGTTCCGGAAAGTGTACTGCGTACGCTGAGTCCCGAAGGAGCGGGGCGGCTGTTCAAACTGAAATTCGTAGGCGGAAACGCCTCGGAGCCGATTATCGACAGCCTGATCCGAAAATATAACGTCAGGGTCAATATCCTGTTTGCCAATATGAGCGAAATCCAGAATACCACGCTTGGAACCTTGATCTTGCAGATACAGGGCGAGGACAAGGATATTTTCCGGGCAGTGGAATTTCTTGGAACACGGGGCGTGGAAATTCAGGAGCTTCGGGAGTTTCAAAGCTTTTCGGCAGCCGGGGATGTCGAAGAGGGTGTAGAGCAGAGAAAGATTAAGGAGGTGAAAGCCGTATGA
- a CDS encoding methionine ABC transporter permease produces the protein MNTIITADQLFQALRETVVMVGVSLFFGALLGIPIGIVLVITRPGGILQNRFVYGVLGPVINVVRSLPFIILLVAIIPFTRMLVHTSIGTSAAIVPLVVYVAPYIGRLVENSLLEVSPGIMEAAEAMGATTFQVIWHFLLPEAFGSLILTMTTATIGLIGATAMAGTVGGGGIGDLAISYGYQRFDTFVILVTVAILIVFVQGIQSAGNRLARKARRD, from the coding sequence ATGAATACGATTATCACCGCCGATCAGCTGTTTCAGGCGCTGCGCGAAACGGTGGTCATGGTGGGCGTATCGCTTTTTTTCGGGGCATTGCTTGGAATACCGATCGGCATTGTGCTAGTTATTACCCGGCCCGGAGGCATTTTGCAAAACAGATTCGTATACGGGGTGCTGGGTCCGGTGATCAATGTGGTCCGGTCGCTGCCGTTCATTATTTTGCTGGTCGCCATCATTCCTTTCACCCGTATGCTCGTTCATACTTCCATTGGGACCAGCGCCGCCATCGTTCCGTTGGTCGTCTATGTGGCGCCGTATATCGGCCGGCTGGTCGAGAACTCCCTGCTGGAGGTCAGTCCCGGAATCATGGAAGCGGCTGAAGCGATGGGAGCGACGACGTTTCAGGTGATCTGGCATTTTCTGCTCCCCGAGGCGTTCGGTTCCCTGATCCTGACGATGACCACCGCGACCATCGGACTCATCGGCGCTACTGCGATGGCCGGAACGGTCGGCGGGGGAGGCATCGGCGATCTCGCCATATCCTACGGCTACCAGCGATTTGATACTTTCGTCATTCTAGTTACGGTTGCTATTCTTATCGTGTTTGTTCAGGGCATACAATCCGCTGGTAACCGGCTTGCCCGCAAGGCGCGCCGGGATTAG
- a CDS encoding iron-containing alcohol dehydrogenase family protein, translated as MRRVEDTLIVRAAPQEYICGQGCWNGLEHHLERRGISSALVVRGGRSWEAAKGYFPDFKRLELQFYRYGGECTYAERDVIASEVTRLGLQAIIAVGGGKVSDSAKAAAALLRIPVIILPTLAATCSAWSSLSVMYDEAGTMVGFEVYPHSNSLVLLDPRVILDSPPELLVAGIGDTLAKWYEADAIIAHLPSPSEEIALAHYAARRCRDNLTAHSAEALAAQKAGELNDAFVRVVETNILTAGLVGGFGEDYGRTAGAHSIHDALTILPETHQLLHGSKVAYGVLVQLVLEGKREEIGRLLPFYGEIGLPGTLKDMGLGGLTREGRLIVAARAVEPSASIHRMQGTYDAVKVADAMEELESLVSALRARETAAASR; from the coding sequence ATGAGAAGGGTGGAAGATACACTGATCGTTCGCGCGGCTCCGCAGGAATATATTTGCGGGCAAGGCTGCTGGAACGGACTTGAGCATCATCTGGAGCGCAGGGGGATTTCCTCCGCACTCGTCGTGCGCGGCGGGCGTTCATGGGAAGCGGCGAAGGGCTATTTTCCCGATTTCAAGCGGCTTGAGCTTCAGTTTTATCGTTACGGAGGAGAGTGCACCTACGCCGAGCGGGATGTGATCGCCTCGGAGGTGACCCGTCTCGGGCTTCAGGCCATTATCGCCGTCGGCGGAGGCAAGGTCAGCGATTCGGCGAAGGCAGCGGCGGCGCTGCTGCGGATTCCCGTTATCATTTTGCCTACCTTGGCGGCAACCTGCTCGGCCTGGTCTTCCCTCAGCGTCATGTATGACGAGGCCGGAACGATGGTCGGCTTCGAAGTCTATCCTCACAGCAACTCGCTCGTTCTGCTGGACCCGCGGGTGATACTGGATTCACCTCCGGAGCTGCTGGTCGCGGGGATCGGGGATACACTGGCCAAATGGTATGAAGCCGACGCGATTATCGCCCATTTACCCTCCCCGTCCGAAGAGATCGCGCTGGCTCATTATGCCGCGCGCCGATGCCGCGACAATCTGACGGCCCACAGCGCCGAAGCGCTTGCCGCGCAGAAGGCGGGGGAGCTGAACGACGCTTTCGTAAGAGTCGTGGAGACGAATATACTGACCGCCGGCCTTGTGGGCGGCTTCGGCGAAGACTACGGCCGTACCGCGGGCGCGCATTCCATTCACGATGCCCTGACGATTCTGCCGGAGACTCACCAGCTGCTGCACGGGAGCAAGGTAGCTTACGGAGTGCTTGTCCAGCTCGTTCTTGAAGGAAAACGGGAGGAGATCGGCCGTCTTCTTCCGTTCTATGGAGAGATCGGGCTGCCTGGCACCCTGAAGGACATGGGGCTAGGCGGTCTGACCCGTGAGGGGCGGCTCATCGTCGCTGCCCGCGCGGTTGAACCAAGCGCGTCCATCCATCGGATGCAGGGAACGTACGATGCGGTGAAAGTGGCGGATGCGATGGAAGAGCTGGAGAGTCTTGTTTCGGCGCTTCGCGCACGCGAAACCGCCGCTGCCAGCCGCTAA
- a CDS encoding 5'-methylthioadenosine/adenosylhomocysteine nucleosidase, with product MSIAIIGAMEEEVEVLRSRLENVRRTEAAGGSYYSGTLEGRDIVLLQSGIGKVNAALTTTLLIERYQPELIINTGAAGGIGSSLRIGDVVVGTELAYSDVDATAFLQYEYGQVPRMPARYPVPEEFLALARQLAAARKQDGRVLTGLITTADSFIGSKEAADFIRGRFPESLATDMEGAAIAQTAYRFGVPFLAVRAISDLAGSEAEGLFTSHLDLAAVNAAEFVLDWVKLYRPAFHAEI from the coding sequence ATGAGCATAGCGATCATTGGCGCAATGGAAGAAGAGGTTGAAGTCTTGCGAAGCCGGCTGGAAAATGTCCGGAGAACGGAAGCGGCTGGAGGCAGTTATTACAGCGGAACTTTGGAGGGGCGGGACATTGTGCTGCTGCAAAGCGGCATCGGCAAAGTCAACGCGGCGCTGACGACGACGCTTCTAATCGAGCGGTATCAGCCGGAGCTGATTATTAATACCGGCGCTGCCGGCGGTATTGGAAGCAGCTTGCGGATCGGCGATGTCGTCGTCGGGACGGAGCTGGCGTACAGCGATGTCGACGCGACGGCTTTTCTCCAGTACGAATACGGTCAAGTGCCGCGTATGCCGGCCCGTTATCCTGTGCCGGAGGAATTTCTGGCGCTTGCTCGGCAGTTGGCCGCCGCCCGGAAGCAGGACGGGAGAGTCTTGACGGGCCTGATTACGACCGCCGATTCTTTTATCGGCAGTAAAGAGGCAGCCGACTTCATCCGCGGGCGGTTTCCGGAATCGCTGGCGACGGATATGGAAGGTGCCGCGATCGCTCAAACCGCGTACCGTTTCGGTGTGCCGTTTCTGGCGGTGCGCGCCATTTCCGATCTCGCCGGCAGCGAGGCGGAAGGGCTGTTCACTTCCCATCTTGATCTGGCGGCCGTGAACGCCGCCGAGTTTGTTCTGGACTGGGTGAAGCTTTATCGTCCGGCGTTTCACGCCGAAATTTAA
- a CDS encoding Cof-type HAD-IIB family hydrolase translates to MYKLIAIDIDDTLINDDKEVTPATQQALEAAVAAGVVVTLATGRAYASAQAIARQTGLNVPIITYQGSLVKNLIDEKVLYERYVPQNAVHKVFKYCIEHDLHLQTYIDDKLYSREENQKLVDYATLNKTQYYIEPDWEKLASIKTPKLLIIDDPDFLDELSPKLRELLGSEVHITKSKPHFLEIMHSEGTKGLALEFLADYFGCSLSETIAVGDSWNDHEMLETAGLGVAMGNAIPALKEIANYITASNNEDGVKQVIDKFILQ, encoded by the coding sequence ATGTACAAGCTGATTGCCATCGATATTGACGATACGCTGATCAATGACGACAAGGAAGTAACCCCCGCCACACAGCAGGCGCTGGAAGCGGCAGTTGCCGCTGGTGTAGTCGTTACGCTTGCCACCGGACGCGCCTACGCATCCGCCCAGGCCATTGCCCGCCAGACCGGACTTAACGTGCCGATCATTACATATCAGGGCTCCCTGGTTAAGAACCTGATCGACGAGAAAGTGCTGTACGAGCGCTATGTGCCTCAGAACGCGGTTCATAAAGTCTTTAAGTATTGCATTGAACACGACCTGCATCTGCAAACCTATATTGACGACAAGCTGTATTCCCGCGAGGAGAACCAGAAGCTGGTCGATTATGCAACGCTGAACAAGACCCAATATTACATTGAACCGGATTGGGAAAAGCTTGCCTCGATCAAGACACCCAAGCTGCTGATTATCGACGATCCAGACTTCCTTGACGAACTGTCGCCCAAACTCCGGGAGCTGCTCGGCAGCGAGGTTCACATTACCAAATCGAAGCCGCACTTTCTCGAGATCATGCACAGCGAAGGCACGAAAGGGCTGGCGCTTGAATTTCTGGCAGACTATTTCGGCTGCTCCTTGTCCGAGACAATCGCGGTCGGCGACTCCTGGAACGACCATGAAATGCTGGAGACTGCCGGTCTTGGCGTAGCGATGGGCAATGCCATTCCCGCGCTGAAGGAAATTGCGAACTATATAACGGCAAGCAATAACGAGGACGGCGTCAAGCAGGTTATTGATAAATTCATCTTGCAATAA
- a CDS encoding metal-dependent hydrolase, which yields MMGKSHLVISTGVTLSAMQLAGCHITVPAVAVAALSSLLPDIDEPNSLLVRKAVPTFLLRALQLTLIAAAVFLYFADIAPYPWNIVLALLIGSVAFLPGRRLRKLIMLLIAVGLIAFGSAYDPWNTIAGCILVIAALVPHRGLTHTLYGIAGWTALLYFAGRGIEGGDILWIAGGLSYALHLLADSLTQRGITPLPPLPFKLRLKLMSTGTKKGGAVEGICVTLTLVLVVLTFVVGR from the coding sequence ATGATGGGCAAATCCCACCTGGTGATCAGCACCGGGGTCACTCTGTCGGCCATGCAGCTGGCCGGCTGTCATATCACAGTTCCCGCCGTCGCCGTAGCGGCGCTCAGCTCGCTGCTGCCCGACATCGATGAACCGAATTCGCTGCTCGTACGCAAGGCGGTTCCCACCTTTTTGCTGCGTGCGCTGCAGTTAACGTTAATCGCCGCCGCCGTTTTTCTGTATTTTGCGGATATTGCGCCATATCCCTGGAATATCGTGCTGGCGTTGCTCATTGGCAGCGTGGCGTTTCTGCCGGGACGAAGGCTGCGCAAGCTCATCATGCTGCTGATCGCAGTAGGACTGATAGCGTTCGGGAGCGCCTATGATCCGTGGAATACGATCGCCGGTTGTATTCTGGTCATTGCCGCGCTGGTTCCCCACCGGGGACTGACCCATACCCTGTACGGCATAGCCGGGTGGACGGCGCTGCTTTATTTTGCCGGGAGGGGAATAGAAGGCGGGGACATCCTGTGGATTGCCGGCGGTCTGTCATACGCGCTGCATCTGCTCGCGGACTCGCTCACCCAGCGGGGCATCACACCGCTGCCTCCCCTGCCCTTTAAGCTTCGTCTGAAGCTGATGAGCACTGGCACGAAGAAGGGCGGGGCCGTTGAAGGCATCTGCGTGACGCTGACGCTGGTGCTGGTCGTCTTGACTTTTGTTGTTGGCCGGTAG